CCATCTTGATTGCCTCACCCTGTTCTCGCCTCTGTGCCTAGCCTAGCCAATTGTCTCCTCTTTCTCCAGCTAGTTTTGCCGCCCTAGAAAAAAAGAAATTTAACAAGGCAATGGATGTGATGATCTCGGCAATCCTCTGTGGTACAGAAGGAATGTAAAGCTTTATGGTTGGATCTTTAGTCATAAACAAGGTAAAACCTCATGCTTAAATTTCAGAGCTCATCTACTAAAGCGAAGGGCTCTGAAATGGACGAATTGGCAAATACCATTTGCTCGAACGTCATGGCATGGACTGCAACGATAAATCAGGTGTCTGTTAAGGCTGTAAGAAACAAGCGTGACAGCCTATGCCTTCAATACCGATAGACTCCCTAGACATGCATGTTGTCTTGTGACAGACACCCATGCCCTTGTAGTATTTGCCGCGAAATACCACTCAAAATTTTTGAGTTTCGACTCTATGCTACACAGGCCTTAACCTAATTTTGGCCAATCTTTAACCAATATTTAACTTGATGATAAAGTGTTAAAGCTGTGCGGCGCTGCTGCCTGATCTGCAGCGCTAAGGGTTCTTGTCCGAAGGTTGATTGGTTATGATGCAGAGGTTTCCGCAGCGGATGATGGGCAACGTTAAGACGACCGCAACAATACATTGCTCACCCGATCGCTCCCCCAGTTCCTTGGAGCATCTGCTTATATCCTAGGAAGGGGTCGTGTGACCCTTCGGACTCTACTCTGCTGATCACGTCATTGCCTATGGCTCTTGATCCCAAGCTGGACTCGGTTGACATTAACGTAACGCTGCTGCTGGAGGGTGGACATCAGCAAACGCTGGCGATCGCTCCCAATTCGTCTCTGTTGCAGCAGTTGATGAGCACATTGACAGATCCTGTGGGACAGCGATCGCAGCGGTTGTTTCAGATCCCGATTCAGGATGGCCAGGCGGTGTTGGCCTTTACGGGCGATCGCCTTGTGGGGGTGATCACAGAGCCGCCCATGGTGCTGCCATCGTCGAGGCTAGCGACGCCGTTGGGGCGAGGGGTGACACCGTCGCCGGTGTGGCGCATTCCCAATTTTCTATCGCCAGCGGAGCATCAACATTTGCTGGACTGGACGGTGCAGCAGGAACGCCAGTTTCAGCCCAGCACCACCTCTACCCAAGCGGTGGACTATCGTAAGTCCTTGGTGCTCTATACCTTGCCGGAGATTGGGGAATTATTCTCCCAAAAAATCCATGCGGCCTTGCCCCTGGTGTTAGATCAGTTGGCGATCGCTCCCTTCCAGCCCACCCAGATCGAAACCCAGCTCACGGCCCACAACGACGGCCATTACTACCGCGTCCACAACGACAGTGGCAGTGCCGACACCTGCACCCGTGTCCTCACCTATGTGTACTATTTCCACCATCAGCCCAAAGCGTTTACGGGTGGGGATTTGCGCGTTTACGATAGCCACATTCAGCAGAATACCTATGTGCAGGCGGAGTCGTTTCATACAGTGGAACCCTTGGACAATTCCATCGTGTTTTTCCCCAGCCATGTCATGCATGAGGTATTGACGATTCACTGCCCTAGCCGGGCCTTTTTGGATAGTCGCTTTACGATCAACGGCTGGATTCGTGGGTGAGCTGCGCCTGGGAGTCCAATAGGCAAATTGAAACGGTGTAGACTCGGTTTAACTGACATCGTTTGCAGGATATTCGGGATGATACAGGGGGCCGATCGTCCAACCGCATCGCAGTGGGGGTATTGCATCAATCCCCACTGTCATCAGCGCCTAAATCCTAGTCATCTAAAGCAGTGCCAGACCTGTGGCACCGAGCTACGTATTGGCGATCGCTATCGGCTGGTGCGACCGCTGCGCCATTTGGGGTCTACCTATCTCACCGAGGTTTTTGAGGTGGAGGATGAGGTAGACCAAGGGGTGAAGGTGATGAAGGTGCTGACCCGGAGCGATCGCAAGCTGGTGGAACTGTTTGAGCGGGAAGCGGAGGTGCTCCAACGGCTCGACCATCCCGGTATTCCGAAAATTGATGACCTAGGCTGTTTTCAGGTGACCCCGGCCCAGTGGAATCATCCCGTGCGCTGTTTGGTGATGGAGCGCATTGAGGGCGAAGATTTGCAGCGCTGGATGACCTACCATCCTCCCATTAGCCAACCCCTGGCCTTGGCTTGGCTGAAGCAACTGGCCGATATCCTGCACCAAATCCACCAAAACCATCTTTTTCACCGCGATATCAAGCCCTCCAATATCATGCTGCGCCCGGCGGAACCTTGGGGACAGTTGACGCTGATCGACTTTGGTACGGTGCGGGAGGTGAGCCAAACGGTGCTGGAGGGGCGAGATTCCACCGTGGTCTATTCTGATGGCTATACGGCTCCGGAGCAAATTCGCGGGCGGGCGACGCCCCAGTCGGATTTCTATGCCCTGGGTCGTACCTTTATCCATTTGTTGACCCAGACCCATCCCAATGAACTGCCGGAGGATGAGCAAACCCATAATTTAGACTGGCAGGGCTATGCGCCCCACATTGCGCCGCTGTTGGCAAATCTGGTGAGTGACTTGGCGGATGAAGAAGCGATCGCCCGTCCCCGCAATTCCCAAGACTTGCTGGATCGACTGGCAGAGGTGCAGGTGATTTTGACGCCCACCTCCATGTTTAGCGAGGCTTTGGAGCCCATGCCCTACCCCATGGTCACCTCCCATGGCGTGACCGATGTGGACGTAACCCGCCCACCCTTGGATGACGATCGCCCAGAGAGACCCACCGTCAAGGTGCCCTGGTGGCGCTCCCATCAGCCGTTGTTGGCAACCTGTGGGGTGTTGGCGTTGCTGGTGGCGCTGCTGTTGGTGAGCTGGGGGCGGCGGGAGTGGCAGCGTCAGCAGATGATCACCGCTCAGCGGCTGTTGGCCCAGTCGGAGCTCCTCTTGCCGCCTGCGGGACAGGAGTTGAAAACCTCCCTACAGTTAGCGATCGAGGCTTGGCAGCGGCTGCGATCGCTGCAGTTGCCCACCCTGCCAGCGGAGGATTTGATCCAAACGGGTCTGAGTCGTCTACCGCGATCGCAACTGCGGATTGCCCATGATGACGATGTGAATGCCGTGGCCCTGAGTGCCACGGGGCGCTATTGGGCGACGGCTAGCGCTGATGGTACGGCCCAGGTCTGGCAGGTTGTTGGGGATGACGATCGCTCGGTGTTGCTCACCACTCTGCAGCATGGGGCGGCGGTCAACACCCTGGCATTTAGCGCGGATGAACGATATTTGGCCACGGCTAGCCAAGATCAAACGGTGCAGCTTTGGGATGGGCAGGAGAACGAGGCTCGGGTGCTGAGCCATGGGGAAGCGATCCAGGCGATCGCCTTCAGTAGAGATGGCTCCCAACTGGTGACGGCGGGAGCGTCTACGGTGACGGTGTGGGATGTGGTCAGCGGTGAGCGGCTGACCGAACGGCGACGCCCGACCCGCATCACGGCCATGGCGGTGCATCCCAATCAAGCCCAGGTGGCGATCGCTAGTGTGGATGGCCAGATGGATCTATGGCGCTGGGATGGGGCGGAGTCGGCGCTGATCCAGCAGGATAGCCCCGTGCAGGCGATCGCGTTCAGTCCTGATGGTCAGGTGATCGCCACGGGCAGCCCCGATCGCACCGCCCGCCTGTGGGATGTTGCCACCCAAACCGAAGTGCGCCGCTGGCTCCATGCCCATAGCGTTGTGCAGGTGGTCTTTAGTCAAGATGGCCAGCGCTTGGTGACGGCGACCGGCAGCCCCCTGCCGCTGCGCCAAGGACACAGTGCCCAGGTGTGGAATGTGCAAACTGGGGAGGCGATCGCCCAAGTTGCCCACCAAGGCAATATTACGGATGTGGCCTTGAGTGACGACGGCACCCTCTTGGCCACCGCTAGTTTTGATCGCACCGCCCAGGTCTGGGATTTGACCCAAGATACGCTGGTTGCCCAGGTTCAGCATCAAGAAGCGGTTATGGGAGTGACCTTGACCCAGGGGCGACAGTTGGCCACTGCTAGCCTCGACAATACGGCCCAGCTCTGGGAACTGGTGGGCAATCCAGCGCTGACGGTGCTGGACGAGGAAGGGCCAATTTTAGCGATCGCCTTTAGTCCCGTTGATTCCCTGATTGCCGTGAGCAGCGGTGATGGTACCCTCAGCCTCTGGCACGAGGATGGTCGGCGGTTGCGGCAGTGGCAGACGGAGTACCCTGTGCATACCCTGACCTTTAGCCCCGATGGACAGATTCTAGCGGCCACCAACCATCGCAATGTGCAGCTCTGGCAGCCCGATAGCGGCAGCCTGCTTCTGACCCTACCGCCCATGAATCCGGTGAATGCGATCGCCTTCAGTCCTGATGGGCAGTATTTAGCGACGGCCAGTACAGATACAACGGCGCGCGTTTGGGAAACCCGTAG
Above is a genomic segment from Leptolyngbya sp. CCY15150 containing:
- a CDS encoding 2OG-Fe(II) oxygenase; the protein is MALDPKLDSVDINVTLLLEGGHQQTLAIAPNSSLLQQLMSTLTDPVGQRSQRLFQIPIQDGQAVLAFTGDRLVGVITEPPMVLPSSRLATPLGRGVTPSPVWRIPNFLSPAEHQHLLDWTVQQERQFQPSTTSTQAVDYRKSLVLYTLPEIGELFSQKIHAALPLVLDQLAIAPFQPTQIETQLTAHNDGHYYRVHNDSGSADTCTRVLTYVYYFHHQPKAFTGGDLRVYDSHIQQNTYVQAESFHTVEPLDNSIVFFPSHVMHEVLTIHCPSRAFLDSRFTINGWIRG
- a CDS encoding protein kinase, which produces MIQGADRPTASQWGYCINPHCHQRLNPSHLKQCQTCGTELRIGDRYRLVRPLRHLGSTYLTEVFEVEDEVDQGVKVMKVLTRSDRKLVELFEREAEVLQRLDHPGIPKIDDLGCFQVTPAQWNHPVRCLVMERIEGEDLQRWMTYHPPISQPLALAWLKQLADILHQIHQNHLFHRDIKPSNIMLRPAEPWGQLTLIDFGTVREVSQTVLEGRDSTVVYSDGYTAPEQIRGRATPQSDFYALGRTFIHLLTQTHPNELPEDEQTHNLDWQGYAPHIAPLLANLVSDLADEEAIARPRNSQDLLDRLAEVQVILTPTSMFSEALEPMPYPMVTSHGVTDVDVTRPPLDDDRPERPTVKVPWWRSHQPLLATCGVLALLVALLLVSWGRREWQRQQMITAQRLLAQSELLLPPAGQELKTSLQLAIEAWQRLRSLQLPTLPAEDLIQTGLSRLPRSQLRIAHDDDVNAVALSATGRYWATASADGTAQVWQVVGDDDRSVLLTTLQHGAAVNTLAFSADERYLATASQDQTVQLWDGQENEARVLSHGEAIQAIAFSRDGSQLVTAGASTVTVWDVVSGERLTERRRPTRITAMAVHPNQAQVAIASVDGQMDLWRWDGAESALIQQDSPVQAIAFSPDGQVIATGSPDRTARLWDVATQTEVRRWLHAHSVVQVVFSQDGQRLVTATGSPLPLRQGHSAQVWNVQTGEAIAQVAHQGNITDVALSDDGTLLATASFDRTAQVWDLTQDTLVAQVQHQEAVMGVTLTQGRQLATASLDNTAQLWELVGNPALTVLDEEGPILAIAFSPVDSLIAVSSGDGTLSLWHEDGRRLRQWQTEYPVHTLTFSPDGQILAATNHRNVQLWQPDSGSLLLTLPPMNPVNAIAFSPDGQYLATASTDTTARVWETRSGLEVARLTHDSFVESVTFSPDGAFVATASLDNTARIWDWQQATPQELARLEHGSFVESVLFSPDGHYIATASLDNTARLWDRRKPGIPEVHRLTHTHDVNAIAFSPDGQYLATVSGPRLLQPSQNDTIQVWTVDQGQSVLTLADQSLIGMGGFSPDSQYLSTVSQGQGVQLWQISSRREVARLRRIVNPRSSVFSPSQPMLGVTGARQVWLWSWSSVDLIDQACDRLALPMTRSDWRHYIGREPYRPACGDRSGMGMQGS